A region of Lacinutrix sp. Hel_I_90 DNA encodes the following proteins:
- a CDS encoding bi-domain-containing oxidoreductase: protein MLQAIIKKGKVVAEEVSAPILSAGEVLISVSHSCISAGTELKSVGNSGENLLIRAIKQPENLKKVIAMAKAQGISRAFSKVQQKVKYGTPTGYSNSGIVIAVGEGVSKFQVGDKVAAAGAGIANHAEFVVVPQNLVMKVPEGLDLKLASTVTLGGIALQGVRRADLRLGEYAVVIGAGILGLLTVQYLKNSGVRTIVTDINDDRLKIAEELGADLIINPTKGDVVKTITSFTGGFGADAVIFTAATGSSEPLSEAFKACKKKGRVILVGVSGMEIKREDIYQKELDFLVSTSYGPGRYDRSYEDNGNDYPYAYVRWTENRNMTEYLKMLHEGKVNLQPLISKVYPIEEVEEAYASLQSLEKPIIVLLSYDTTTEVPTDNKVAVNTNYTKPNSALNVALVGAGSFATAMHLPNMQKMKDKYALYAVVNRTGHKSKTVATHFDAKYTTSEINDVLVDDNVDLVFVTTQHKDHASLVLQSLQAGKHVFVEKPLATTQEDLDKIIAFYNDESIAKKPMLLTGFNRRFSKYAQEIKTHTDTRTNPLYVSYRINAGFRPATDALHEHGGRVVGEVCHFIDLISFLTDSSIVSVSVEKLSPKNSQIRADDNVSVLLKYKDGSVANLQYFAVGNKGYQKENLEVHYDEKTIIMDDFTKLTGYGVKVKDINSKTPEKGQYEELVHFYDAIANNKWAIDFDNMVETTQATFLIQDN, encoded by the coding sequence ATGTTACAAGCCATAATAAAAAAAGGAAAAGTAGTTGCAGAAGAAGTTTCGGCACCAATCTTATCTGCAGGAGAAGTTTTAATTAGTGTATCGCATAGTTGTATTTCGGCAGGAACAGAACTTAAAAGTGTTGGAAATAGTGGTGAGAATCTTTTAATAAGAGCCATTAAACAACCCGAAAACCTTAAAAAGGTCATTGCCATGGCAAAGGCTCAAGGCATTTCTAGAGCGTTCTCTAAAGTGCAGCAAAAAGTAAAGTATGGGACGCCAACAGGTTATTCAAATTCAGGTATTGTAATTGCTGTTGGCGAAGGTGTATCTAAGTTTCAAGTTGGCGATAAAGTAGCTGCTGCTGGAGCAGGTATTGCTAATCACGCAGAATTTGTGGTTGTGCCACAAAATTTAGTCATGAAAGTGCCAGAAGGTTTAGATTTAAAACTAGCATCAACGGTAACATTAGGCGGTATTGCCTTACAAGGTGTGCGTCGAGCAGATTTACGATTGGGAGAATATGCAGTAGTTATTGGCGCGGGGATCTTAGGTTTATTAACGGTTCAATATTTAAAAAACTCTGGCGTTCGTACTATTGTAACAGATATTAATGACGACAGATTAAAGATTGCCGAAGAACTTGGAGCCGATTTAATTATCAATCCCACAAAAGGGGATGTTGTAAAAACCATTACTAGTTTTACAGGTGGTTTTGGAGCAGATGCTGTAATTTTTACAGCAGCTACAGGAAGCAGTGAACCTTTATCTGAAGCTTTTAAAGCCTGTAAGAAAAAAGGACGGGTTATTTTAGTTGGTGTCTCTGGAATGGAAATTAAACGAGAAGACATTTACCAAAAAGAACTAGATTTCTTAGTGTCTACCTCTTATGGCCCTGGACGATACGATAGAAGTTATGAAGATAATGGTAACGACTATCCTTATGCTTATGTGCGTTGGACAGAAAACCGAAACATGACAGAGTATCTAAAGATGCTTCATGAAGGTAAGGTTAATTTACAACCACTAATAAGCAAAGTATATCCAATTGAAGAAGTAGAAGAAGCTTACGCATCTCTACAAAGCCTAGAAAAGCCAATTATTGTGTTATTGTCTTATGATACGACTACAGAAGTACCAACAGATAATAAAGTTGCAGTAAACACAAATTATACAAAACCAAATTCAGCGTTAAACGTTGCACTTGTTGGTGCAGGTAGTTTTGCGACTGCCATGCATTTGCCAAACATGCAAAAAATGAAAGACAAGTATGCTTTATATGCGGTAGTTAATAGAACGGGGCATAAAAGTAAAACGGTTGCTACTCATTTTGATGCAAAATATACAACCTCAGAGATTAACGATGTTTTAGTAGATGATAATGTAGATTTAGTTTTTGTTACTACGCAACACAAAGATCATGCTTCATTGGTTTTACAATCTTTACAAGCAGGAAAACATGTTTTTGTTGAAAAACCGTTAGCCACAACACAAGAAGATCTTGATAAAATTATTGCGTTTTATAATGATGAGAGCATTGCTAAAAAGCCAATGTTACTTACCGGTTTTAACAGACGTTTTAGTAAATACGCTCAAGAAATAAAAACACATACAGATACACGTACAAATCCATTATACGTTAGTTATAGAATTAATGCAGGTTTTAGACCAGCGACTGATGCTTTGCACGAACATGGTGGACGTGTTGTAGGCGAAGTATGTCACTTTATAGATTTGATTTCTTTTCTAACAGATTCTAGTATTGTTTCTGTTAGTGTTGAAAAACTCTCGCCAAAAAACAGTCAGATTAGAGCAGACGATAATGTCTCTGTTTTATTAAAATACAAGGATGGCTCGGTGGCTAACTTGCAATATTTTGCTGTTGGAAATAAAGGGTATCAAAAAGAGAATTTAGAAGTACATTATGATGAAAAAACCATTATTATGGATGATTTTACTAAGCTTACAGGTTACGGCGTAAAGGTAAAAGACATTAATTCTAAAACACCTGAAAAAGGACAATACGAAGAGTTGGTTCATTTTTATGATGCTATCGCCAATAATAAATGGGCTATAGATTTTGATAACATGGTAGAAACAACACAAGCTACTTTTTTGATTCAGGATAATTAA
- the rfbC gene encoding dTDP-4-dehydrorhamnose 3,5-epimerase yields MQAKETSLKGCYILEPTIFGDERGYFFESYNKKRFESLIGETVNFIQDNEAFSNKGALRGLHFQEGEHAQAKLVRVTQGTVIDVAVDLRPKSETFLKHIAVELSSENKKQLFVPRGFAHGYIVLSETAVFNYKCDNGYNKASENGVIYDDKDLNIDWQLKPEQLIVSEKDKVLPTINELFK; encoded by the coding sequence ATGCAAGCAAAAGAAACAAGTCTTAAAGGCTGCTACATTTTGGAACCAACTATTTTTGGTGATGAAAGAGGCTACTTTTTTGAAAGTTATAATAAAAAGCGATTTGAATCACTTATCGGTGAAACAGTAAATTTTATCCAGGATAATGAGGCGTTTTCTAATAAAGGGGCGCTAAGGGGGCTTCATTTTCAAGAAGGTGAGCATGCACAAGCAAAATTAGTTAGAGTAACACAAGGAACAGTAATCGATGTTGCTGTAGATTTAAGACCCAAGTCGGAAACCTTCTTAAAACATATCGCCGTAGAATTATCTTCAGAAAATAAAAAGCAATTATTTGTCCCTAGAGGCTTTGCCCACGGGTATATTGTACTAAGTGAAACAGCAGTGTTTAATTATAAATGCGATAATGGCTACAATAAAGCATCAGAAAATGGGGTTATTTACGATGATAAAGACCTGAACATAGATTGGCAACTTAAGCCAGAACAACTTATTGTTTCAGAAAAAGATAAAGTACTTCCTACTATTAATGAATTGTTTAAATGA
- a CDS encoding M23 family metallopeptidase: protein MEKNKSKKISKKLLHKYRLVILNEDTFEERLALKLTRLNVFILLGISSIILVGFTVLLIAFTSLREYIPGYSSTALKKQALELNYKTDSLQQILTNNDRYYASIKKVLKGEVSSVEINRDSIIDAASIDLNEIDLNPIKEDSILRAMVDKEDKYSLFDSARSKINFVLFPPVNGEISEAYNVKEKHYAVDIIVAKNTPIKATADGTVIFSEWTAQTGFVILIEHSHGLISVYKHNASLTKAQGDLVKAGEVIATAGNTGELTTGTHLHFELWSDGYPVNPTNFIDFK, encoded by the coding sequence ATGGAAAAAAATAAATCTAAAAAAATATCTAAAAAGTTACTTCATAAATACCGTTTGGTAATTCTCAATGAAGACACCTTCGAAGAACGCTTGGCTTTAAAACTAACGCGACTAAATGTTTTTATTTTGTTAGGTATTTCTTCTATTATATTAGTAGGCTTTACTGTTTTGCTTATTGCCTTCACGTCATTGCGAGAATATATACCTGGATATTCCTCTACTGCTTTAAAAAAACAAGCACTTGAACTCAATTATAAAACAGATTCATTACAACAAATCCTAACGAATAATGATAGATACTACGCTTCTATTAAAAAAGTATTAAAAGGAGAAGTAAGTAGTGTAGAAATTAATAGAGATTCAATTATAGATGCGGCTAGTATTGATTTAAATGAGATTGATTTAAATCCTATAAAGGAAGATTCTATTTTAAGGGCTATGGTAGATAAGGAAGATAAATATAGCCTGTTTGATTCAGCAAGGTCTAAAATAAATTTTGTGCTTTTTCCACCAGTTAATGGTGAAATTAGTGAAGCGTACAATGTTAAAGAAAAGCATTATGCGGTAGATATTATAGTGGCTAAAAACACCCCTATAAAAGCCACGGCAGATGGCACTGTTATTTTCTCAGAATGGACTGCCCAAACAGGTTTCGTGATATTAATTGAGCATAGCCATGGTTTAATTTCGGTGTATAAACACAACGCCTCTTTGACAAAGGCTCAAGGAGATTTAGTAAAAGCAGGCGAGGTCATTGCGACCGCAGGAAATACTGGCGAACTCACCACGGGAACCCATTTGCATTTTGAACTTTGGAGTGACGGTTACCCTGTAAATCCTACTAATTTTATAGATTTTAAATAA
- the rfbD gene encoding dTDP-4-dehydrorhamnose reductase, which yields MKRVVVLGAKGQLGLCIQELSNAYPGLDFLFLDSKALDVSSAKQVETLFKSTPFDYCINCAAYTAVDKAEDEKELAYKINTLGVKFLAESCKKHQVTLIHISTDFVFDGKSTMPYKEEDKENPLGVYGASKLAGEKEIAIHLKNYFIIRTSWLYSVHGSNFVKTMLKLAKGRKELSIVNDQKGTPTNAHDLAGVILKIINSNASSYGVYHYSNLGHATWFEFAKAIFEMTHTKIKVNPVDSSQFRTKAERPKYSILDKTKIMNTFGIEIPAWEESLEKMVKVMQA from the coding sequence ATGAAAAGAGTTGTAGTCTTAGGAGCCAAAGGTCAATTAGGATTGTGCATACAAGAACTATCTAACGCGTATCCAGGGTTAGATTTTTTGTTTTTAGATAGTAAAGCATTGGATGTTTCAAGTGCCAAACAAGTAGAAACACTATTTAAAAGTACGCCGTTTGATTATTGCATCAATTGTGCTGCATACACTGCGGTTGATAAGGCAGAGGATGAAAAAGAATTAGCCTATAAAATTAATACGCTTGGTGTTAAATTTTTAGCGGAGTCTTGTAAAAAGCATCAGGTGACTTTAATACACATTTCAACAGACTTTGTTTTTGATGGAAAAAGTACGATGCCGTATAAGGAAGAGGATAAAGAAAACCCTTTAGGGGTGTACGGCGCGAGTAAACTCGCTGGAGAAAAAGAAATTGCTATACATTTAAAAAATTATTTCATTATTAGAACCTCATGGTTGTATTCAGTGCATGGTAGTAATTTCGTTAAAACCATGCTTAAATTAGCGAAAGGCAGAAAAGAACTGAGTATCGTAAATGACCAAAAAGGAACACCTACAAATGCACATGACTTGGCTGGCGTAATTTTAAAAATTATTAATTCGAATGCATCTTCCTATGGCGTTTATCATTACAGTAATTTAGGCCATGCTACTTGGTTTGAATTCGCTAAAGCCATATTTGAAATGACCCATACTAAAATTAAGGTTAACCCAGTAGACTCTAGTCAGTTTAGAACAAAAGCTGAGCGTCCAAAATATAGTATATTGGACAAAACAAAGATTATGAATACTTTCGGGATAGAAATTCCTGCTTGGGAAGAAAGTTTAGAGAAAATGGTTAAAGTGATGCAAGCTTAA
- the rfbB gene encoding dTDP-glucose 4,6-dehydratase: MTILITGGLGFIGSNFIHYFINKYPEYNLINLDNLTYAGALSNVEDIKSNVNYTFIKGDICDRNLIENLFNEYNFDGVIHFAAESHVDNSIKNPGAFIDTNITGTFNLLDVAKNHWMYGPNECKKGFEQARFHHISTDEVYGTLGETGLFSEDTPYAPNSPYSASKAASDFIVRSYFHTYGMNVVTTNCSNNYGPKQHDEKLIPTIIRKAISGEAIPIYGDGTNIRDWLYVLDHCKGIDLVFKTGNSGETYNIGGRNERNNLYIVDAICSILDELKPASASYKEQITFVQDRAGHDFRYAIDASKIEKELGWKADEDFESGIRKTIDWYLEKYNS, translated from the coding sequence ATGACTATACTTATAACAGGAGGACTTGGATTTATAGGATCAAATTTTATTCACTATTTCATCAATAAATATCCTGAGTATAACCTTATAAATTTAGATAATCTAACTTATGCAGGTGCGCTTTCTAATGTTGAGGATATTAAGAGTAATGTAAATTATACTTTTATAAAAGGAGATATATGCGATAGAAACTTAATAGAGAATTTATTCAATGAGTATAATTTTGATGGTGTTATTCATTTTGCAGCGGAGTCTCATGTAGATAATTCAATTAAAAACCCAGGGGCTTTTATCGACACCAACATTACAGGAACCTTCAATTTATTGGATGTGGCAAAAAACCATTGGATGTATGGCCCTAATGAATGTAAAAAAGGGTTTGAGCAGGCCAGATTTCATCACATATCTACAGATGAGGTGTATGGCACTTTAGGTGAAACAGGATTGTTTAGTGAAGACACGCCTTACGCACCTAATAGCCCATATAGCGCTTCAAAAGCAGCTTCAGATTTTATCGTTAGAAGTTATTTTCATACCTATGGAATGAACGTAGTCACAACAAATTGCTCTAACAATTATGGCCCGAAACAGCACGATGAAAAGCTTATTCCTACAATTATAAGAAAAGCTATTTCAGGAGAAGCAATTCCTATCTATGGCGATGGAACAAATATTAGAGACTGGTTATATGTATTAGACCATTGCAAAGGCATTGATTTAGTATTTAAAACAGGAAACTCGGGAGAAACTTATAACATTGGCGGTAGAAACGAAAGAAATAATCTTTATATTGTAGATGCCATCTGTTCTATTTTAGATGAATTGAAACCAGCTTCAGCATCCTATAAAGAACAAATAACCTTTGTGCAGGATAGGGCAGGGCATGATTTTAGGTACGCTATAGATGCTTCAAAAATTGAAAAGGAACTCGGTTGGAAAGCCGATGAAGACTTCGAATCAGGAATACGAAAAACCATCGATTGGTATTTAGAAAAATACAATAGTTAA
- the rfbA gene encoding glucose-1-phosphate thymidylyltransferase RfbA has translation MKGIILAGGSGTRLHPLTKVLSKQLMPIYDKPMIYYPLSTLMHAGINEILIISTPEHLPLFKALLGDGSHLGCNFQYAVQEAPNGLAEAFIIGADFVGKDKVALILGDNIFYGTGLSELLKSNNDPEGGIVYAYHVTDPERYGVVNFDKDGKALAIEEKPEKPKSNYAVPGIYFYDNSVIEIAKNIKPSDRGELEITDVNKEYLKQGRLKVSILDKGTAWLDTGTFNSLMQASQFVQVIEERQGLKIGAIEEAAYSSGFVSKKQLLDLATPLLKSGYGEHLISLVNQE, from the coding sequence ATGAAAGGAATCATATTAGCAGGAGGTTCAGGAACAAGATTACACCCATTAACAAAAGTGCTAAGTAAGCAGTTGATGCCTATTTATGATAAACCGATGATTTATTATCCATTATCTACGTTAATGCATGCCGGAATAAACGAAATATTAATCATTTCTACACCAGAACATTTACCGCTTTTTAAAGCACTATTAGGAGACGGAAGTCATCTAGGCTGTAACTTTCAATACGCTGTGCAGGAGGCGCCTAACGGGCTTGCAGAAGCCTTTATTATTGGGGCAGATTTTGTTGGTAAAGATAAGGTTGCACTAATTTTAGGCGACAATATTTTCTACGGTACAGGCTTGTCCGAGCTTTTAAAATCTAATAATGATCCAGAAGGAGGTATTGTTTATGCGTATCACGTAACGGATCCAGAGCGCTATGGTGTGGTCAATTTCGATAAGGATGGAAAAGCATTAGCTATTGAAGAAAAACCAGAAAAACCAAAATCAAATTACGCTGTGCCAGGGATTTATTTTTACGATAATTCTGTTATTGAAATAGCCAAAAACATCAAACCAAGCGATCGGGGTGAGCTCGAAATAACAGATGTTAATAAAGAATATTTAAAACAAGGCAGATTAAAAGTTTCTATATTAGATAAAGGAACGGCTTGGTTAGATACGGGCACCTTTAACTCACTCATGCAAGCCTCTCAGTTTGTGCAAGTTATTGAAGAGCGTCAAGGTTTAAAAATTGGCGCAATAGAAGAAGCCGCCTATAGTAGCGGTTTTGTTTCTAAAAAACAACTATTAGATTTGGCGACCCCACTACTTAAAAGCGGTTACGGGGAGCATTTAATTAGTTTAGTAAATCAAGAGTAA
- the wecC gene encoding UDP-N-acetyl-D-mannosamine dehydrogenase: MSNKPNVVMVGLGYIGLPTAALIASRNIKVTGVDIHQHVVDTINKGEIHIIEPDLDGLVHHVVKDKFLTASTTPVEADVYLIAVPTPFKGDHEPDISYVESATRAILPTLKEGVLVIIESTSPVGTTEKMEAVIFSERPELKGKIFMAYCPERVLPGNVIYELEHNDRAIGGINEESTEKAVWFYKHFVKGELHKTNAKTAEMCKLVENSSRDAQIAFANELSMICDEAGINVWELIRLANKHPRVNILQPGTGVGGHCIAVDPWFIVSEFPEQAKIIRIAREINNYKTEWVIEKIKNTALQFELDNGKKPKIAAMGLAFKPNIDDLRESPALNVVTALQNTTLSILAVEPNIESHKTLEIFSIDQALNDADIIVYLVAHDQFKTLKSNKLVLDFCNVTNQ; encoded by the coding sequence ATGAGTAATAAACCAAACGTTGTAATGGTGGGCTTAGGCTACATTGGTTTGCCTACAGCCGCATTGATAGCGAGTAGAAACATTAAAGTCACTGGTGTTGATATTCATCAACATGTAGTAGATACGATTAACAAGGGAGAAATTCACATTATTGAACCTGATTTAGACGGTTTAGTGCATCATGTGGTAAAAGACAAGTTTTTAACGGCGAGTACCACTCCTGTTGAAGCAGATGTGTACTTAATTGCGGTCCCGACACCCTTTAAGGGCGATCATGAACCCGATATATCTTATGTAGAATCTGCTACACGTGCTATTTTACCCACGCTTAAAGAAGGGGTCTTAGTTATTATAGAGTCAACCAGCCCAGTAGGTACCACTGAAAAAATGGAAGCGGTTATTTTTTCTGAAAGACCAGAACTTAAAGGAAAAATATTCATGGCCTACTGTCCAGAGCGTGTATTGCCTGGAAATGTTATATACGAGCTAGAGCATAACGATAGAGCTATTGGGGGAATTAATGAAGAATCAACAGAAAAAGCAGTTTGGTTTTACAAGCATTTTGTAAAAGGAGAATTACATAAAACCAATGCTAAAACTGCTGAAATGTGTAAATTAGTTGAAAACTCTTCAAGAGATGCGCAAATTGCTTTTGCTAATGAACTTTCTATGATTTGTGATGAAGCAGGAATAAATGTTTGGGAGCTAATAAGGTTAGCAAATAAACACCCTAGAGTTAATATATTACAACCGGGAACAGGTGTTGGTGGGCATTGTATTGCTGTAGATCCATGGTTTATAGTTAGTGAGTTTCCTGAGCAGGCTAAAATTATTCGTATTGCAAGAGAAATCAATAACTACAAAACAGAATGGGTTATTGAAAAAATTAAAAATACAGCTTTGCAATTTGAATTAGATAATGGTAAGAAGCCTAAAATTGCAGCCATGGGCTTAGCTTTTAAGCCAAATATAGACGACTTAAGAGAGTCTCCAGCACTAAATGTGGTTACAGCACTCCAAAATACGACTTTAAGTATTTTAGCGGTTGAACCAAATATTGAGTCGCATAAAACTTTAGAAATATTTTCTATAGATCAAGCACTAAATGACGCCGATATTATTGTTTACTTAGTTGCTCATGATCAATTTAAAACACTAAAGTCTAATAAATTAGTGTTAGATTTTTGTAACGTTACGAATCAATAA
- a CDS encoding GH3 auxin-responsive promoter family protein: protein MSLKSFFAKPFALYIYKKIEKWANNPIETQENVFRKLISEAAETQFGKDHKFNSIHTYKDFVEQVPIRDYEALKPYVERVVAGEQNILWKGKPLYFAKTSGTTSGAKYIPITSESMPNHVNAARNAILLYIHETGHSKFVDGKMIFLQGSPVLKEENGVQLGRLSGIVAHYIPKYLQKNRLPSWETNCIEDWETKVDAIVEETLNENMTIISGIPSWVQMYFEKLQKRTGKKVGDIFKNFNLFIFGGVNYEPYRAKFENLIGRKVDSIELYPASEGFFAFQDKQNVKGMLLLLDSGMFYEFVKADEFFDKKPKRMTLAEVAIGVNYVMIISTNAGLWAYNLGDTIQFTSTKPYRIIVSGRIKHFISAFGEHVIGKEVESALKTATEGSLVRINEFTVAPQINPESGLPYHEWFIEFENEPESLSALAQKIDQALQKQNSYYLDLIVGKVLQPLKISVVRKNGFQNFMKAVGKLGGQNKIPRLANDRKIADALITEIISK, encoded by the coding sequence ATGTCACTGAAGTCTTTTTTTGCCAAACCATTTGCACTTTATATATACAAAAAAATAGAAAAATGGGCTAATAATCCTATTGAAACTCAAGAAAATGTATTTCGAAAGTTAATTTCTGAAGCCGCAGAAACGCAATTTGGTAAAGATCATAAGTTTAATAGTATTCACACTTATAAAGATTTCGTAGAACAAGTACCCATTCGTGATTACGAAGCATTAAAACCTTATGTAGAGCGTGTTGTCGCTGGTGAACAAAATATTCTTTGGAAAGGTAAACCCTTATATTTTGCTAAAACCTCAGGCACGACTTCTGGTGCAAAATATATTCCTATTACTAGCGAAAGCATGCCAAATCATGTGAACGCTGCACGAAATGCAATTTTACTTTACATTCATGAAACAGGCCATTCAAAATTTGTAGATGGCAAAATGATTTTCCTTCAAGGCAGCCCTGTTCTAAAAGAAGAAAATGGTGTGCAATTAGGACGACTTTCTGGTATTGTGGCACACTACATACCAAAATACCTTCAAAAAAACCGGCTGCCGTCTTGGGAGACTAATTGTATAGAAGATTGGGAAACTAAAGTTGATGCTATTGTTGAAGAAACCCTAAATGAAAACATGACCATTATTTCTGGTATTCCATCCTGGGTACAAATGTATTTTGAAAAACTTCAGAAGAGAACAGGTAAAAAAGTAGGCGATATTTTTAAGAATTTCAACCTTTTTATTTTTGGAGGTGTTAATTACGAGCCTTACAGAGCAAAATTCGAAAACCTAATAGGTAGAAAGGTGGATAGTATTGAGCTCTATCCTGCAAGTGAGGGTTTTTTTGCCTTTCAAGACAAACAAAATGTAAAAGGCATGCTATTACTGTTAGATTCAGGCATGTTTTATGAGTTTGTAAAAGCCGATGAGTTTTTTGATAAAAAACCAAAACGTATGACCTTAGCAGAGGTTGCTATAGGTGTAAATTACGTCATGATTATTTCAACCAATGCTGGTCTATGGGCCTATAACCTTGGAGATACCATACAGTTTACTAGCACAAAACCCTATCGTATTATCGTTTCGGGCCGCATTAAACACTTCATTTCTGCTTTTGGTGAGCACGTTATTGGAAAAGAAGTGGAATCTGCTTTAAAAACTGCAACGGAAGGCTCTTTAGTAAGAATTAATGAATTTACAGTGGCGCCTCAAATTAATCCAGAATCGGGTTTGCCATATCATGAATGGTTTATCGAATTTGAAAACGAGCCGGAAAGCCTTTCCGCTTTAGCGCAAAAAATAGATCAGGCCTTACAAAAGCAAAACAGTTACTATCTGGATTTAATAGTTGGTAAAGTCCTACAGCCACTAAAAATTTCTGTTGTTAGAAAAAACGGATTCCAAAATTTTATGAAAGCGGTAGGTAAATTAGGCGGACAAAATAAAATACCAAGATTGGCAAACGATCGTAAAATTGCAGATGCGTTAATTACAGAAATTATCAGTAAATAA
- the wecB gene encoding non-hydrolyzing UDP-N-acetylglucosamine 2-epimerase: MKKNLIIFGTRPEAIKMAPLVKEFLKSKNEFETKVCITAQHREMLDQVLTFFEIKPDYDLDLMKPNQNLYSLTADIITNLKPILEEFKPDYVYVHGDTTTTMAASIASFYSGAKVCHVEAGLRTFNKRSPFPEEVNRSIAGSISDYHFAPTTTSKQNLLNENISEENILVTGNTVIDALDFSSGKVTSALYSDNEVEKLKNMVDDSKKIILVTGHRRENHGQGFINICSALKEIAEENNNVQIIYPVHLNPNVQKPVYELLAGIENVKLIDPLSYPAFVWLMNKSHLIITDSGGVQEEAPSLGKPVLVMRDTTERPEAVDAGTVFLVGTDKDKIVKETNNLLNNESAYLKMSKLHNPYGDGTACQKIVSFISNL; encoded by the coding sequence ATGAAAAAAAACCTTATTATATTCGGTACCAGACCAGAAGCTATAAAAATGGCACCATTGGTTAAGGAGTTTCTTAAAAGCAAAAATGAATTTGAAACTAAAGTTTGTATAACAGCTCAGCATAGAGAAATGTTAGATCAAGTATTGACGTTTTTTGAAATTAAACCAGATTACGATTTGGATTTAATGAAACCAAATCAAAACCTTTATTCGCTTACCGCAGATATTATAACAAATTTAAAACCAATTTTAGAGGAATTTAAACCAGACTATGTATACGTTCATGGTGATACAACCACGACAATGGCGGCAAGTATAGCTTCATTTTATTCTGGAGCAAAAGTGTGTCATGTCGAGGCAGGTTTAAGGACATTTAACAAACGGTCTCCGTTTCCAGAAGAAGTGAATAGAAGTATTGCTGGGAGCATATCAGATTACCACTTTGCTCCAACTACCACTTCAAAACAGAATTTACTAAACGAAAATATTTCAGAAGAAAACATTCTTGTTACTGGTAATACTGTTATCGATGCATTAGACTTTAGCTCAGGAAAAGTAACGTCAGCACTATACTCAGATAATGAGGTTGAAAAGCTAAAGAATATGGTTGATGATTCAAAAAAAATAATACTCGTTACTGGTCATAGACGTGAAAATCATGGGCAAGGATTTATTAATATTTGTAGTGCTTTAAAGGAGATAGCAGAAGAAAACAATAATGTTCAAATCATTTACCCAGTACATTTAAATCCAAATGTTCAAAAGCCAGTATATGAACTTTTAGCGGGTATTGAAAATGTAAAACTTATTGATCCATTGTCCTATCCTGCATTTGTATGGTTAATGAATAAATCGCATCTTATTATTACTGATAGTGGTGGTGTGCAAGAAGAAGCACCTAGTTTAGGGAAACCTGTTTTGGTAATGCGTGATACTACAGAAAGACCAGAAGCAGTTGATGCGGGAACGGTTTTTTTAGTAGGAACAGACAAAGATAAAATAGTAAAAGAAACAAATAATTTACTGAATAATGAATCTGCCTATTTAAAAATGAGCAAATTACATAATCCTTATGGAGATGGTACCGCTTGTCAGAAAATAGTAAGTTTCATTTCTAATTTATAA